One genomic region from Yersinia canariae encodes:
- a CDS encoding LysR family transcriptional regulator: MFLSRKLEAFMAVVENGSLSKAARVMNRTTPPVAKSIKDFESIIGKKLFKREKFGMSLTRDGEVLYNDLKDLYQQEKEITKKHLTGHVSNVINIYYDWGKSEKLTQLYKLAEKNNIQANIIKFYYENIDEIGDYDGNSLILSSEKIGSDRFMLLNEVPDSGFGIYGRKDIINESQDIINILHNNTWLCNPTLYRSKFVKNLEECVKKQHNKVSVRQVDNLACCLDFIYTGRYICITDSIMDNFNGDSKLDFINLANFQDENKLYFYKSRSHSSVLNGLIDYIYTLV; encoded by the coding sequence ATGTTTCTATCACGTAAGTTAGAGGCCTTTATGGCCGTAGTTGAAAATGGTTCGCTGAGTAAGGCTGCCAGAGTGATGAACAGGACCACGCCTCCCGTGGCGAAGTCTATAAAAGACTTTGAAAGCATAATAGGAAAAAAACTATTTAAACGAGAAAAATTCGGCATGAGTTTAACGCGAGACGGCGAGGTTTTATATAATGATCTAAAAGATTTATATCAGCAAGAAAAAGAAATAACCAAAAAACATCTTACCGGTCATGTTTCCAATGTCATCAATATTTATTACGACTGGGGAAAAAGTGAAAAATTAACACAGCTCTATAAATTGGCCGAAAAAAATAATATTCAAGCTAATATAATAAAGTTTTATTATGAAAATATTGATGAGATTGGAGACTATGATGGGAATTCGTTAATTCTTTCATCAGAAAAAATTGGTAGTGACAGGTTTATGTTATTGAATGAAGTTCCAGATAGTGGTTTTGGTATTTATGGTAGAAAAGACATAATTAATGAGAGTCAAGATATTATAAATATTCTCCACAACAATACTTGGCTGTGTAATCCAACATTATACAGAAGTAAATTTGTTAAGAATCTGGAAGAATGTGTTAAAAAACAACATAATAAAGTGAGTGTGAGGCAAGTGGATAATTTGGCTTGTTGTTTGGACTTTATCTATACTGGCAGGTACATCTGTATTACAGACTCCATTATGGACAATTTTAATGGTGACTCAAAGCTGGATTTTATAAATTTAGCAAACTTCCAAGATGAAAATAAATTGTATTTCTACAAATCGAGATCTCATTCCAGTGTGTTAAATGGCTTAATAGATTATATTTATACTTTGGTGTGA
- the xthA gene encoding exodeoxyribonuclease III — translation MKFVSFNINGLRARPHQLAAIIEQHQPDVIGLQETKVHDDMFPLEEVSQHGYHVFYHGQKGHYGVALLTKNEPLAVRRGFPTDEEDAQRRIIMADIATPQGPLTVINGYFPQGESRDHPIKFPAKERFYADLQQYLEQQLSADAQVLIMGDLNISPTDLDIGIGEDSRKRWLRTGKCSFLPEERAWLERLQNWGLVDTFRAANPDCSNQFSWFDYRSRGFDENRGLRIDLLLASQPLAARCIATGIDYDIRGMEKPSDHAPVWSEFAL, via the coding sequence ATGAAGTTTGTCTCTTTTAATATCAATGGCCTACGTGCTCGACCTCATCAACTGGCTGCAATAATCGAACAACATCAACCGGATGTTATCGGGCTTCAGGAAACAAAAGTGCATGATGATATGTTTCCCCTGGAAGAGGTTAGTCAGCATGGTTATCACGTTTTTTATCATGGACAAAAAGGCCATTACGGCGTTGCACTGTTAACCAAAAATGAACCTTTGGCGGTTCGACGCGGCTTCCCTACAGATGAAGAAGATGCTCAGCGGCGCATTATTATGGCTGACATCGCGACGCCCCAAGGCCCTTTAACTGTCATTAATGGCTATTTCCCTCAAGGAGAAAGCCGCGACCACCCGATAAAGTTTCCCGCTAAAGAACGTTTTTATGCTGACTTGCAGCAGTATTTAGAGCAGCAACTTTCGGCTGATGCCCAAGTGCTGATTATGGGCGATTTAAATATTAGCCCAACGGATTTGGATATTGGTATTGGGGAAGATAGCCGTAAGCGCTGGTTGCGTACCGGGAAATGTTCATTCCTGCCCGAAGAGCGTGCATGGCTAGAGCGCTTACAAAACTGGGGGTTGGTGGATACTTTCCGTGCAGCAAATCCTGATTGCAGCAATCAATTCTCATGGTTTGATTACCGGTCACGGGGTTTTGACGAGAACCGAGGTTTGCGCATAGATTTATTGCTGGCAAGCCAACCGCTCGCCGCTCGCTGCATCGCCACCGGTATTGATTACGACATTAGAGGCATGGAAAAACCGTCAGATCACGCTCCAGTATGGTCTGAATTCGCACTCTAA
- a CDS encoding pyrimidine (deoxy)nucleoside triphosphate diphosphatase — MIDVVAAIIERNGKILLAQRDIHRDQAGLWEFPGGKVEAGESQPQALVRELAEELNIDAIVTEYIATNQWDSLQRTIRLHAWRVKNFEGEPTLHCHSAFVWLTPEDAYHYPLAPADIPLLDAYIRQKQ, encoded by the coding sequence ATGATTGATGTCGTCGCGGCAATTATTGAACGAAACGGCAAGATTTTACTGGCGCAACGAGATATACATCGCGATCAAGCCGGTTTGTGGGAATTTCCTGGAGGGAAAGTCGAGGCCGGAGAGAGCCAACCGCAAGCGTTAGTTCGTGAGCTTGCCGAAGAGTTAAATATTGACGCAATAGTCACCGAATATATTGCAACTAATCAGTGGGATTCACTGCAACGCACTATCCGGCTGCATGCATGGCGTGTTAAAAACTTCGAGGGAGAGCCAACTTTGCATTGCCACTCAGCGTTTGTCTGGTTAACGCCAGAGGATGCTTATCATTACCCTCTGGCGCCCGCTGATATCCCATTATTAGACGCTTATATTCGTCAAAAACAATAA
- a CDS encoding DUF1496 domain-containing protein has product MRTWVILGCISFATLISGPVLANRNNVDVDVVVPLPPEVWNNSSNRNNNNNPCTRCCIYQNQNYSEGAVLRVEGEVLQCVRDPNVIGTNPLIWKRLTR; this is encoded by the coding sequence ATGAGAACATGGGTAATTCTGGGGTGTATTAGTTTTGCCACACTGATTTCCGGCCCGGTCTTGGCAAACCGGAACAATGTTGATGTTGATGTTGTTGTTCCTTTACCTCCTGAAGTTTGGAATAACTCATCAAACCGCAATAACAACAATAATCCGTGCACGCGTTGCTGTATTTACCAAAATCAGAATTATTCAGAAGGTGCGGTACTCAGGGTTGAAGGGGAAGTCTTGCAATGTGTGCGAGATCCCAATGTGATTGGAACTAATCCACTGATATGGAAAAGATTAACCCGATAA
- a CDS encoding DNA topoisomerase III has protein sequence MRLFIAEKPSLARAIADILPKPHRRGDGFIACGSDQMVTWCVGHLLEQAQPDAYDSRYARWSLADLPIIPEKWQLQPRPSVSKQLNVIKQLLQQSDEVVHAGDPDREGQLLVDEVLDYLDLAAEKRQNVRRCLINDLNPQAVERAVERLRYNREFIPLCVSALARARADWLYGINMTRAYTILGRNAGYDGVLSVGRVQTPVLGLVVRRDEEIEDFVSKDFFEVKAHIVTPADERFIALWQPSDSCESYQDEEGRLLHRPLAEHVVNRITGQPAFVTSYNDKRESETAPLPFSLSTLQIEAAKRFGLSAQQVLDICQRLYETHKLITYPRSDCRYLPEEHFAGRHSVLNAISIHQADLLPLDVMDSDRRNRCWDDKKVDAHHAIIPTARASEVNLTTDESKVYRLVAQQYLMQFCPDAQFRKCVIELDIAGGKFIAKARFLAEAGWRTLLGSKERDEENEGAPLPVVEKGAELLCERGEVVERQTQPPRPFTDASLLSAMTGIARFVQDKELKKVLRATDGLGTEATRAGIIELLFKRTFLFKKGRYIHASPAGRALIHALPDIAARPDMTAHWESTLTQISEKNCRYQDFMQPLVATLQDLISQAKQNRSPQVFRGLPAAPSGATKKRKKTASKAKENKS, from the coding sequence ATGCGACTTTTTATTGCCGAAAAGCCCAGTTTGGCGCGGGCGATCGCGGATATTTTGCCAAAACCGCATCGTCGGGGTGATGGATTCATTGCGTGCGGTAGTGATCAAATGGTGACCTGGTGTGTGGGCCACTTGTTGGAACAAGCCCAGCCTGATGCGTACGACAGCCGTTATGCGCGTTGGTCATTAGCAGATTTACCCATTATTCCTGAAAAATGGCAGTTGCAGCCACGTCCTTCAGTCAGTAAACAATTGAATGTTATCAAACAGTTGTTACAACAATCTGATGAAGTGGTTCATGCGGGTGACCCAGACCGTGAAGGGCAACTTTTGGTTGATGAGGTATTGGATTATCTCGATTTAGCCGCAGAGAAAAGACAAAACGTACGTCGTTGTTTGATTAATGATTTAAACCCACAGGCAGTGGAACGTGCCGTGGAGCGCTTGCGCTATAACCGTGAGTTTATCCCACTTTGTGTTTCTGCCCTCGCGCGAGCCCGGGCCGATTGGCTCTATGGCATCAATATGACTCGGGCCTATACCATTCTTGGGCGCAATGCGGGCTATGATGGCGTGTTGTCTGTTGGTCGTGTGCAGACGCCCGTATTGGGATTAGTGGTGCGTCGTGATGAAGAAATAGAAGACTTTGTTTCCAAAGATTTTTTTGAAGTTAAAGCTCATATCGTCACACCCGCAGATGAACGTTTTATTGCGCTCTGGCAGCCGAGCGACTCGTGTGAATCCTATCAGGATGAAGAAGGGCGTTTGTTACACCGGCCGTTGGCGGAACACGTTGTTAACCGCATAACGGGCCAGCCCGCGTTTGTCACATCCTATAATGATAAACGGGAATCAGAAACCGCGCCGTTACCATTTTCTCTGTCTACTTTACAGATTGAGGCGGCAAAACGATTCGGGCTAAGTGCGCAACAAGTGCTGGATATTTGTCAGCGATTATATGAAACGCACAAATTGATTACGTATCCGCGCTCGGATTGCCGATATCTACCAGAAGAGCATTTTGCGGGGCGACATTCAGTGCTCAATGCTATCAGTATCCACCAGGCTGACCTTTTGCCGCTCGATGTTATGGACAGTGACCGGCGAAACCGTTGTTGGGATGACAAAAAAGTTGACGCCCACCACGCCATTATTCCGACTGCGCGTGCCAGCGAAGTGAATCTGACTACTGATGAGAGCAAAGTTTATCGATTAGTGGCGCAGCAATATCTGATGCAGTTTTGTCCTGATGCGCAGTTTCGTAAGTGTGTTATTGAATTGGATATTGCCGGCGGGAAGTTTATCGCGAAAGCCCGTTTTCTGGCCGAGGCCGGTTGGCGCACCTTGCTCGGCAGTAAAGAGCGAGACGAAGAGAATGAAGGCGCGCCATTACCGGTGGTTGAGAAGGGCGCGGAATTACTGTGTGAACGCGGTGAAGTTGTTGAGCGCCAAACTCAACCCCCACGGCCATTTACTGATGCCAGTTTGTTATCTGCCATGACCGGCATTGCGCGCTTTGTGCAAGATAAAGAGCTAAAAAAGGTATTGCGCGCGACAGATGGTTTGGGGACGGAAGCAACACGCGCAGGTATTATTGAGTTATTGTTTAAACGGACTTTTTTGTTTAAAAAAGGTCGTTATATTCATGCTAGCCCGGCGGGAAGAGCATTAATACACGCATTACCCGATATCGCCGCACGCCCTGATATGACGGCGCATTGGGAGTCGACGCTGACACAAATCAGCGAGAAAAACTGTCGCTATCAGGATTTTATGCAACCGCTGGTGGCGACATTGCAGGATTTAATCAGTCAGGCAAAACAAAATCGTTCACCTCAGGTTTTCCGTGGGCTGCCAGCAGCACCTTCTGGGGCGACAAAGAAACGTAAGAAAACAGCGTCCAAAGCCAAGGAGAATAAGTCATGA
- the selD gene encoding selenide, water dikinase SelD, translating to MTSPAIRLTQYSHGAGCGCKISPKVLDKILHSEQQKFLDPRLLVGNETRDDAAVYDIGNGVGIISTTDFFMPIVDDPFDFGRIAATNAISDIYAMGGKPIMAIAILGWPIDKLAPEVARQVIEGGRHVCQQAGISLAGGHSIDAPEPIFGLAVTGIVSTDQVKKNSAAKAGCKLFLTKPLGIGILTTAEKKSQLRPEHQGVATKTMCQLNKSGADFAHVPGVTAMTDVTGFGLLGHLSEICQGSGVQATLHFSAIPRLPAVEEYIAAGCVPGGTGRNFDSYGHLIGKMSDLQKNLLCDPQTSGGLLLAVLPEAEAQVQEIAAQHGMTLSAIGELNVVDNSRALIEITE from the coding sequence ATGACATCGCCAGCGATACGTCTTACTCAGTACAGCCACGGAGCGGGTTGCGGTTGCAAAATTTCGCCCAAAGTATTGGATAAAATTTTACATTCCGAACAACAAAAGTTTCTTGACCCTCGCCTGCTGGTGGGCAATGAAACCCGTGATGATGCTGCCGTTTATGATATTGGTAATGGGGTCGGTATAATCAGTACAACTGACTTTTTTATGCCGATCGTCGATGATCCCTTCGATTTCGGGCGCATTGCCGCCACGAATGCCATCAGTGATATTTATGCAATGGGCGGTAAACCTATTATGGCAATAGCCATTTTAGGTTGGCCAATTGATAAGTTGGCACCTGAAGTTGCCCGGCAAGTCATCGAAGGTGGGCGACATGTGTGCCAGCAGGCAGGGATTTCATTGGCTGGTGGGCATTCTATTGATGCGCCTGAACCTATTTTTGGTTTGGCTGTTACAGGTATTGTCAGCACTGATCAGGTTAAGAAAAACAGCGCCGCAAAAGCGGGTTGTAAGCTGTTTCTCACTAAACCTTTGGGCATTGGTATCCTAACAACGGCAGAGAAAAAAAGTCAATTACGGCCAGAACATCAAGGTGTTGCGACCAAAACTATGTGTCAGTTGAATAAGTCTGGTGCTGATTTTGCCCATGTTCCAGGGGTTACCGCCATGACGGATGTGACAGGTTTTGGTCTGTTAGGTCATTTAAGTGAAATTTGTCAGGGGTCGGGTGTTCAGGCGACGTTGCATTTTTCGGCTATTCCACGGCTACCGGCTGTCGAAGAGTATATTGCTGCGGGTTGTGTTCCGGGTGGAACCGGCCGCAATTTTGACAGTTATGGACATCTGATTGGCAAAATGTCTGATTTGCAGAAGAATTTACTCTGCGACCCCCAGACATCGGGGGGATTACTGTTGGCGGTATTGCCGGAGGCCGAGGCGCAAGTGCAGGAAATCGCAGCTCAACATGGTATGACGCTCAGTGCGATTGGTGAGCTGAATGTGGTGGATAACAGCCGAGCTTTGATTGAGATAACAGAATGA
- a CDS encoding NAD(P)H nitroreductase, which produces MDALELLLNRRSASRLTAPAPAGEALDHIIHAGMRAPDHGTLQPWRFVLIQNEGLERFSQLLQNAVKHDGSDDAVLEKAKLAPFRAPLIITVIAHVTENPKVPNWEQVVSAGCAVQAMQMAALAQGFNGIWRTGSWTHHPVVRQGFACREQDEIVGFLYLGTPQLKSATKVTPPDYSTFVRYF; this is translated from the coding sequence ATGGATGCATTGGAACTGTTACTAAATCGCCGCTCGGCGTCTCGTTTAACTGCCCCAGCCCCTGCCGGCGAAGCATTAGACCACATTATTCACGCAGGAATGCGGGCTCCAGATCATGGCACATTACAGCCTTGGCGCTTTGTTTTAATTCAAAATGAGGGGCTAGAGCGCTTTAGCCAATTACTACAAAATGCGGTCAAACACGATGGATCGGATGATGCGGTGCTGGAGAAGGCAAAACTGGCCCCTTTCCGTGCGCCTTTGATTATTACCGTCATCGCTCATGTCACCGAAAATCCTAAAGTTCCAAATTGGGAACAAGTCGTTTCTGCGGGCTGTGCGGTGCAAGCCATGCAGATGGCGGCGCTGGCCCAAGGGTTTAATGGTATCTGGCGTACCGGGTCTTGGACTCACCATCCTGTTGTTCGTCAGGGTTTTGCTTGCCGCGAACAAGACGAAATTGTCGGTTTTCTGTACCTTGGCACACCGCAATTGAAATCCGCGACCAAAGTGACGCCACCGGACTACTCGACTTTTGTCCGCTATTTCTGA
- the sppA gene encoding signal peptide peptidase SppA has protein sequence MRTLWRIIAGFFKWTWRLLNFVREFVLNLFLILLILVGVGIYLQFQSKPAEPVKGALLVNLSGVVVDQPAVNNKLRQLGRELLGASSNRLQENSLFDVVETIRLAKADNNITGLVLSLSDFTGTDQPSLQYIGKALREFRDTGKPIYAIGDSYNQTQYYLASFANKIYLSPQGAVDLHGFASNNLYYKSLLEKLKVTTNIFRVGTYKSAVEPMIRDDMSPAAREADSRWIGGLWQNYLTAVSANRQLTPEQLFPGAAGVISGLQAAGGSPAQYALASKLVDQLATRPDVENELVKTFGWDKKNNDFNFVSIYDYQPTPTPQQGEQIAVLFANGAIMDGPQTPGNVGGDALAAQIRQARLDPKIKAVILRVNSPGGSVSASELIRSELAALRAANKPLVVSMGGMAASGGYWISTPANYIIANPSTLTGSIGIFGVINTFQNTLESIGVHTDGVATSPLANVSVTKDLPPEFSQMMQINIENGYKTFIDLVATARHKTPEQVDQIAQGHVWIGLDAKNNGLVDQLGDFDDAVKKVAELAQLKTWQLNWFVDEPSLSDLIFGQMSASVQAMLPAAIQAWLPEPVSALAQAVKDKPGLLNTLNDPQNRYALCLTCGDIR, from the coding sequence ATGCGCACTTTGTGGCGAATTATTGCTGGCTTTTTCAAGTGGACTTGGCGTCTGCTGAATTTTGTCAGAGAGTTTGTTCTTAATCTTTTCCTGATACTGCTGATTTTGGTCGGTGTCGGTATTTACCTTCAGTTCCAAAGCAAACCGGCAGAACCGGTTAAAGGCGCGTTGTTAGTTAATTTAAGCGGTGTCGTTGTCGATCAGCCGGCCGTGAATAATAAGTTGCGCCAATTAGGGCGTGAGTTATTAGGGGCATCCAGTAATCGCCTACAGGAAAACTCCCTATTTGATGTTGTAGAAACCATTCGTCTGGCAAAAGCCGATAATAATATTACCGGTCTGGTGCTCTCACTGAGTGACTTTACCGGCACTGACCAGCCCTCTTTGCAATATATTGGTAAGGCGCTGCGGGAATTCCGTGATACCGGCAAGCCCATTTACGCCATTGGCGATAGTTATAATCAGACTCAATACTATTTAGCCAGCTTTGCCAATAAAATCTACCTGTCACCACAAGGGGCGGTCGATCTGCATGGTTTTGCCAGTAATAATCTGTACTACAAGTCATTACTGGAAAAACTCAAAGTCACCACCAATATCTTCCGCGTCGGCACTTATAAATCAGCGGTCGAGCCGATGATTCGTGATGATATGTCGCCAGCGGCACGTGAAGCAGACAGCCGTTGGATTGGCGGGTTATGGCAAAATTACCTCACGGCAGTTTCGGCTAACCGGCAATTAACCCCAGAACAGTTGTTCCCTGGGGCGGCCGGTGTTATCAGTGGATTGCAGGCCGCAGGTGGTTCTCCGGCGCAGTATGCACTGGCGAGCAAATTGGTCGATCAATTAGCCACGCGTCCAGATGTGGAAAATGAGTTGGTTAAAACCTTCGGTTGGGATAAGAAGAATAATGACTTCAACTTTGTCAGCATTTATGACTACCAACCGACCCCGACACCACAACAAGGCGAGCAGATAGCGGTTCTCTTTGCTAACGGTGCGATTATGGATGGCCCTCAGACCCCTGGGAATGTCGGCGGTGATGCTCTGGCGGCTCAAATTCGTCAGGCGCGTTTAGATCCGAAAATCAAAGCTGTTATCTTGCGAGTAAATAGCCCAGGTGGCAGCGTGAGTGCGTCTGAACTGATTCGCTCTGAATTAGCCGCATTGCGTGCCGCCAATAAACCTTTGGTTGTATCCATGGGCGGAATGGCAGCTTCTGGTGGATATTGGATCTCAACGCCAGCCAATTATATTATTGCCAACCCAAGTACCCTGACGGGCTCAATCGGTATTTTCGGTGTAATTAATACATTCCAAAACACCCTGGAAAGTATAGGCGTACATACCGATGGCGTAGCCACGTCGCCGCTGGCGAATGTTTCTGTTACCAAGGATTTGCCGCCTGAATTCTCTCAGATGATGCAAATCAACATAGAGAATGGCTATAAAACCTTTATTGATTTGGTCGCTACCGCACGCCACAAAACCCCAGAGCAAGTTGATCAAATCGCGCAAGGCCATGTGTGGATTGGTCTGGATGCCAAAAATAACGGTTTAGTGGATCAACTGGGTGATTTTGATGATGCCGTGAAGAAAGTCGCTGAATTGGCGCAACTGAAAACCTGGCAACTGAATTGGTTTGTTGATGAACCCAGTCTCAGTGATTTGATTTTCGGCCAGATGAGCGCATCCGTACAGGCGATGTTACCGGCGGCGATTCAAGCCTGGTTGCCCGAGCCAGTTTCTGCGCTGGCGCAAGCAGTGAAAGATAAGCCAGGATTATTGAATACACTCAATGACCCGCAGAATCGCTATGCTTTATGTCTAACCTGTGGCGATATACGCTAG